In one window of Prevotella sp. E13-17 DNA:
- the deoC gene encoding deoxyribose-phosphate aldolase, giving the protein MEEMNKIEQVLNQYNLDITDEEVREAVKTIIAEKVPQNDTPEVKKFLMGSVELTTLKTTDSETSVMAFTEKVNQFDEQYPDLPHVATICVYPKFAKTVSETLEVEGVEVACVSGSFPSSQSLIEVKTVETSLAIKDGATEIDIVMNVGAFLEGDYDTVVDEIQQQKEACGEQAMKVILETGCLKTAKNIKIASLLSMYGGGDYIKTSTGKLEPAATPEAAYVMCQAIKEYYDKTGVQIGFKPAGGLNSVMDALIYYTIVKEVLGEKWLTNKWFRMGTSRLANLLLSEVVGEDVKFF; this is encoded by the coding sequence ATGGAAGAAATGAACAAGATTGAGCAAGTGCTGAACCAGTATAACCTCGACATCACCGACGAGGAAGTACGCGAGGCCGTGAAGACAATCATCGCCGAAAAGGTGCCTCAGAACGATACGCCTGAAGTGAAGAAATTCCTGATGGGAAGCGTGGAACTGACCACACTGAAGACCACCGACAGCGAGACTTCTGTGATGGCTTTCACCGAAAAGGTGAACCAGTTTGACGAGCAGTACCCCGACCTGCCCCACGTGGCTACCATCTGTGTTTATCCTAAGTTTGCCAAGACCGTCAGCGAGACACTCGAGGTAGAGGGCGTCGAGGTGGCATGCGTTTCGGGCAGCTTCCCCAGCAGTCAGTCACTCATCGAGGTGAAGACAGTTGAGACTTCGCTGGCCATCAAGGATGGAGCCACCGAGATAGACATCGTGATGAACGTGGGTGCCTTCCTTGAGGGCGACTACGACACGGTTGTCGATGAGATTCAGCAACAAAAGGAGGCCTGCGGCGAACAAGCCATGAAGGTGATTCTGGAGACAGGTTGTCTGAAGACTGCCAAGAACATCAAGATAGCCTCACTACTGTCGATGTATGGCGGTGGCGACTATATCAAGACTTCTACCGGCAAGCTGGAGCCTGCTGCCACGCCCGAGGCTGCCTATGTGATGTGTCAGGCCATCAAGGAGTACTACGATAAGACTGGCGTACAGATTGGTTTTAAGCCTGCTGGCGGCCTTAACAGCGTGATGGATGCACTGATCTACTACACCATCGTGAAAGAGGTTCTCGGCGAGAAATGGCTCACCAACAAGTGGTTCCGCATGGGCACCAGTCGTCTGGCAAACTTGCTGCTCAGCGAGGTTGTTGGCGAAGATGTGAAATTCTTCTAA
- the uvrC gene encoding excinuclease ABC subunit UvrC, whose translation MTKEENEARLAYLKGIVSRLPEKPGSYQYYDSEGTIIYVGKAKNLKSRVSSYFHTEVDRFKTKVLVSKIHDISYTVVNTEEDALLLENSLIKKYNPRYNVLLKDGKTYPSICVTNEPFPRIFKTRTINKKWGTYFGPYSHIGSMNAVLELINKLYHPRTCRQPMTKEGIAAGKYQVCLEYHIKNCGGPCIAKQTYENYQQNIMQAREILKGNTREVLRQMREKMQLLAEELRFEEAEEIKKKYLLIDSFVSKSEVVSHTIDNVDVFSITNDEKIAYINYIHVSNGAINQSFTFEFKKRLNETNEELLQLGIIEMRERFNSSSREIVVPFDPEMELDGVTFTIPQRGDKKTLLDLSEMNGKQYKFDRLKQAEKLNPEQKQVRLMKELQEKLALPKMPYQIECFDNSNISGTDAVAACVVFKSMKPSKRDYKKYNIKTVVGPDDYASMKEVVYRRYKRLVEEEEPLPDLIVADGGKGQMEVIREVIQDELKLDIPIAGLAKDNRHRTNELLYGFPPRVIGLKTNSELFHVLTQLQDEVHRFAITFHRDKRSKHALHSELDDIQGIGPKTRDALIDRLKSVKRIKEADIQQLTDVIGASKAQIIYHHFHQE comes from the coding sequence ATGACAAAGGAAGAGAACGAGGCACGTTTAGCCTATCTGAAAGGAATCGTATCAAGACTGCCCGAGAAGCCTGGCAGCTATCAATACTACGACAGTGAGGGGACGATTATATACGTTGGCAAGGCAAAGAACCTGAAGTCGCGCGTCTCTTCCTATTTCCATACGGAAGTGGATCGCTTCAAAACAAAAGTGCTGGTGTCTAAGATCCACGACATAAGCTACACGGTGGTCAACACCGAAGAGGACGCATTGCTGCTTGAAAATTCGCTCATCAAGAAGTATAACCCGCGCTATAACGTGTTGTTGAAGGATGGCAAGACCTACCCCAGCATCTGTGTAACGAACGAACCCTTTCCGCGCATCTTTAAGACGCGTACCATCAACAAGAAGTGGGGCACCTATTTCGGTCCTTATTCGCACATAGGTTCGATGAATGCCGTGTTGGAACTGATCAACAAGCTATACCATCCGCGCACCTGTCGTCAGCCGATGACGAAAGAAGGAATTGCCGCCGGTAAATACCAGGTTTGTCTGGAGTATCACATCAAGAACTGCGGAGGGCCATGTATAGCCAAACAAACCTATGAAAACTACCAGCAAAACATCATGCAGGCACGTGAAATACTGAAGGGTAACACCCGCGAAGTGCTGCGTCAGATGCGTGAAAAGATGCAGTTATTGGCAGAAGAACTGCGCTTTGAAGAAGCAGAAGAAATCAAGAAAAAGTACCTGTTGATAGACTCGTTTGTAAGCAAGAGCGAGGTGGTGAGCCACACCATCGACAATGTGGATGTCTTTTCGATCACCAACGACGAGAAGATTGCATACATCAACTATATCCACGTGTCTAACGGCGCTATCAATCAGTCGTTCACATTCGAATTCAAGAAGCGCCTGAACGAGACCAACGAGGAGTTGTTGCAACTTGGAATCATCGAGATGCGCGAGCGATTTAATAGTTCTTCACGTGAGATTGTGGTGCCTTTCGACCCCGAAATGGAGCTAGACGGCGTCACCTTCACCATTCCACAGCGCGGTGATAAAAAGACGTTGCTGGACCTCTCGGAAATGAATGGCAAACAGTATAAGTTTGACCGCCTGAAACAGGCAGAGAAACTGAATCCAGAACAGAAACAGGTGCGCCTAATGAAGGAACTGCAAGAGAAGTTGGCACTGCCCAAGATGCCCTATCAGATAGAGTGTTTCGACAACTCCAACATCTCGGGAACGGACGCCGTGGCTGCGTGCGTGGTGTTCAAATCCATGAAACCCAGCAAGCGAGACTACAAGAAATACAACATTAAAACGGTGGTGGGCCCCGACGATTATGCGTCGATGAAAGAGGTGGTCTATCGCCGTTATAAACGGCTTGTAGAGGAAGAAGAGCCCCTACCCGACCTTATTGTGGCTGACGGCGGAAAAGGTCAGATGGAAGTGATACGTGAAGTGATTCAGGACGAACTGAAACTGGACATCCCTATCGCTGGTTTGGCAAAAGACAATCGCCACCGCACCAATGAGCTACTTTACGGTTTTCCGCCACGCGTGATTGGCTTGAAGACCAACTCAGAACTCTTCCATGTGCTGACTCAACTGCAAGACGAAGTGCACAGATTTGCCATCACGTTCCACCGCGACAAGCGCAGCAAACATGCGCTGCACTCGGAATTGGATGATATCCAGGGCATTGGACCCAAGACGCGTGATGCACTGATTGATCGACTAAAGAGTGTAAAGCGTATTAAAGAGGCTGATATTCAACAACTTACAGATGTCATTGGCGCTTCAAAAGCACAAATCATCTACCATCACTTCCATCAAGAGTAG
- a CDS encoding carbohydrate-binding domain-containing protein — MRKILLYMAAILLWTTTEAQTLNVQLGEVVYQIPASQAGDMVYENGQTVTIMGKTLALSDISQMYIDNSVVTDNSVSIDYQGETARVTVAGNIAKHLTISTNKAHVSLIQSATLTDEITYTLSGTSTNGSFYMDGELKASVVLNGVTLTNPDSAAINIRNGKRISIELAEGTTSTLVDGVGGSQKACFAVKGHTEFKGAGTLNITGRTAHAFWGKEYVQLKKSTGTINILGAVGDGFNVNQYFQMNGGTVNINNVSDDGLQLSYKTDDDDQIIPLTDDEDNTGEVIINAGTLKISTTAAGAKCIKSENKVTVHDGTLTLKGSGGIDTSDSSDPSYTAGVKAEDFTQNGGTVEMTISGAAGRGVSADHITTNGGLLTINNSGAPQTVSSDVKSAKGLKGEYIALNAGIITIAMTGNAGKGIAAGNGTKSTSGGGGWFAPARAPMMAPARAPMMAPGGRPGGGGMGGGTTYTNVTGAYTQGTADGNGPTLTVSTTGSAYSSSSAKAIKAICAAVIYGGETTVTTKTNGAEGLESKTGITINGGKHYLQCYDDCINTSGKIVFNGGITVCYSNGNDAVDSNAGTTGAITIGNGTCFAYTSAGGPEEGFDCDNNSYIQITGNGTCIGAGGAQGGGSSSSTISNAAQGYTFLTNTISYTSGRYYTLADSNDQNLATFSFAANVSSSLSLITAKGMTSKGSYNIKYSTTAPTDAATVFHGLYLGSSAKGTNSVTSFTAK; from the coding sequence ATGAGAAAAATTCTACTTTATATGGCCGCCATATTGTTGTGGACAACAACGGAGGCACAGACACTGAACGTACAACTGGGCGAGGTTGTCTATCAGATTCCTGCCAGTCAGGCTGGCGATATGGTCTATGAAAACGGACAGACTGTGACCATCATGGGCAAGACCCTTGCACTCAGTGACATCAGCCAGATGTACATAGACAACAGTGTGGTGACCGATAATAGCGTCAGCATCGACTATCAGGGCGAGACCGCCCGTGTGACAGTGGCAGGAAATATTGCTAAACACCTGACTATCAGCACAAACAAGGCGCACGTATCCCTCATACAAAGCGCCACGTTGACCGACGAGATTACCTATACATTGAGTGGCACTTCGACCAACGGCTCATTCTATATGGATGGCGAACTGAAGGCCAGCGTCGTGCTGAACGGTGTCACACTGACCAACCCCGACAGCGCTGCCATCAACATCCGCAACGGCAAGCGCATCAGCATCGAACTGGCCGAGGGCACCACTTCGACACTGGTCGATGGCGTGGGTGGCAGCCAGAAGGCCTGTTTTGCTGTGAAGGGTCACACGGAATTCAAAGGTGCTGGCACCCTGAATATTACTGGTCGCACGGCACACGCCTTTTGGGGCAAGGAGTATGTGCAACTGAAGAAGAGCACTGGCACCATCAACATCCTGGGGGCTGTGGGCGACGGCTTCAATGTGAACCAGTACTTCCAGATGAATGGGGGCACGGTGAACATCAATAACGTGAGCGATGACGGTCTGCAACTGAGCTATAAGACCGACGACGATGATCAGATCATTCCGCTGACAGACGATGAAGACAACACTGGCGAGGTGATCATCAATGCCGGCACACTGAAAATCAGTACCACAGCAGCTGGCGCCAAGTGCATCAAGAGTGAAAACAAGGTGACCGTGCACGATGGCACACTGACACTGAAAGGCAGTGGCGGCATAGACACCAGCGACAGCAGCGACCCGTCTTACACGGCTGGCGTCAAGGCTGAGGACTTCACACAGAACGGTGGTACTGTCGAGATGACCATCAGCGGCGCTGCCGGACGTGGCGTCTCTGCCGACCATATCACCACCAATGGTGGCCTACTGACCATCAACAACAGCGGTGCACCGCAGACGGTGTCCAGCGATGTGAAGTCGGCCAAGGGCCTTAAAGGCGAATACATCGCCCTGAACGCAGGCATCATCACCATCGCCATGACGGGCAATGCCGGTAAAGGCATCGCAGCAGGCAACGGCACCAAGAGCACCAGTGGCGGAGGAGGCTGGTTTGCACCTGCAAGAGCACCGATGATGGCACCTGCAAGAGCACCGATGATGGCACCTGGTGGCAGACCTGGCGGTGGCGGTATGGGCGGTGGCACCACCTACACCAACGTGACTGGAGCCTACACACAAGGAACTGCCGACGGCAACGGCCCCACCCTGACCGTCAGCACCACGGGCAGCGCCTACAGCAGTTCTTCTGCCAAGGCCATTAAGGCTATCTGTGCGGCTGTGATCTACGGCGGCGAGACCACCGTCACCACCAAGACGAATGGTGCCGAAGGACTGGAATCGAAGACCGGCATCACCATCAACGGCGGCAAGCACTATCTGCAATGCTACGACGACTGCATCAACACGTCGGGAAAGATTGTCTTCAATGGTGGCATCACCGTATGCTACTCTAACGGCAACGATGCCGTCGATTCGAATGCGGGCACCACGGGCGCCATCACCATCGGCAATGGCACCTGCTTTGCCTATACGTCGGCAGGCGGCCCAGAGGAAGGCTTTGACTGCGACAACAACTCGTACATCCAGATCACGGGTAACGGCACCTGCATCGGCGCCGGCGGTGCACAGGGTGGCGGCTCCAGCAGCTCGACCATCTCTAACGCAGCCCAGGGCTACACATTCCTCACCAACACCATCAGTTACACCAGCGGTCGCTACTATACCTTGGCAGACAGCAACGACCAGAACCTGGCAACCTTTAGCTTTGCTGCCAACGTCTCCAGTTCGCTGTCGCTGATTACAGCCAAGGGCATGACCTCCAAGGGCAGCTACAACATCAAATACAGCACCACTGCGCCTACCGATGCTGCAACCGTCTTCCACGGACTGTATCTGGGTAGCAGTGCTAAGGGCACAAACAGCGTGACCAGCTTCACGGCCAAGTAA
- a CDS encoding polyprenyl synthetase family protein, which yields MDYLSLIKRPIESELNEFITLFEQSLSHEDSLLSEVLSHIKQRGGKRMRPMLLMLLAKNYGSVSSVTLNSAIGLELLHTASLVHDDVVDESEERRGQASVNATYNNKAAVLVGDFILSTALLKVSYTNNQRIIETLAELGRVLASGEILQLQNIKNEEISEEVYYRVIEQKTAVLFAACSSIGALSAGATDAEVEKARQFGHDLGIMFQIRDDIFDYYDSKEIGKPTGNDMAEGKLTLPVIYALQHSPFDSMMTLAKKVKAGTINRDEIAVLVEFTKQQGGIEYAERCMEDYHRKAQQYVDTCVKDPMIATALTAYLDYVIQRRK from the coding sequence ATGGACTATCTATCACTCATCAAACGACCAATCGAATCAGAACTGAACGAGTTTATCACGCTCTTCGAACAATCTCTGAGCCACGAGGACTCGTTACTTTCCGAGGTGCTTTCTCACATCAAACAGCGTGGTGGTAAGCGCATGCGCCCCATGTTGCTCATGCTGTTGGCTAAGAACTATGGCAGTGTGTCGAGTGTGACGCTGAACTCAGCCATCGGATTAGAGCTGCTGCACACTGCTTCGTTGGTTCACGATGATGTTGTGGATGAGAGTGAGGAGCGTCGAGGACAGGCCTCTGTGAATGCCACCTATAATAATAAGGCGGCTGTCTTGGTGGGCGATTTCATCCTTTCCACCGCACTGCTGAAGGTGTCTTACACCAACAACCAGCGCATCATCGAGACGCTGGCAGAGTTGGGTAGGGTGCTGGCATCTGGTGAGATTTTGCAGTTGCAGAACATCAAGAACGAGGAAATCTCAGAGGAGGTCTATTATCGTGTGATTGAACAGAAGACCGCTGTGCTCTTTGCTGCCTGCTCGTCGATAGGTGCGCTGTCTGCCGGAGCCACCGATGCTGAGGTAGAGAAGGCCCGCCAGTTTGGTCATGACCTGGGCATCATGTTCCAGATTCGCGATGACATCTTCGATTATTACGATTCAAAAGAGATAGGAAAGCCCACCGGCAACGATATGGCTGAGGGCAAGCTGACACTACCTGTTATCTATGCTTTGCAGCATTCGCCTTTCGACTCGATGATGACGCTTGCCAAGAAGGTGAAGGCGGGCACTATCAATCGCGATGAAATCGCTGTTTTGGTGGAGTTCACCAAGCAGCAGGGTGGCATAGAATATGCCGAGAGATGCATGGAAGACTATCATCGCAAGGCGCAGCAGTATGTTGACACGTGCGTCAAAGACCCTATGATAGCTACTGCACTCACCGCCTATCTCGACTACGTCATTCAAAGAAGAAAATGA
- the dtd gene encoding D-aminoacyl-tRNA deacylase yields the protein MRIVIQRVSHASVTINGTVKSSIGKGYLILLGVCEEDTEEDVDWLVHKVVGLRVFDDENGVMNRSVMEVGGEALVVSQFTLFASYKKGNRPSWLRAARHEVSVPLYELFCKKLSNEMGKACGTGEFGADMKVELLNDGPVTICMDTKNKE from the coding sequence ATGAGAATTGTAATTCAACGTGTTAGCCACGCCTCAGTGACAATCAACGGGACTGTGAAATCAAGTATCGGTAAGGGATATTTGATTCTGTTGGGCGTCTGCGAAGAAGACACCGAAGAGGATGTTGACTGGCTGGTGCACAAGGTGGTGGGCCTACGCGTTTTCGACGATGAGAACGGGGTGATGAACCGTTCTGTCATGGAGGTAGGCGGCGAAGCACTCGTGGTGAGCCAATTTACGCTGTTTGCAAGCTACAAGAAGGGCAATCGCCCCTCGTGGTTGAGAGCAGCAAGGCACGAGGTCAGCGTGCCGCTCTACGAGCTTTTCTGCAAGAAACTGAGCAACGAGATGGGCAAAGCCTGCGGCACGGGTGAATTTGGCGCCGACATGAAGGTGGAACTGCTGAACGATGGCCCTGTCACTATCTGTATGGATACGAAGAACAAGGAGTGA
- a CDS encoding nucleotide pyrophosphohydrolase, which translates to MTIEEAQETVDKWIKTYGVRYFGELTNMTVLTEEVGELARIMSRRYGEQSWKASDPRATDNGREALGEEMADVLWVLLCLANQTGVDLTEELQKSIDKKTKRDASRHINNPKLKHNDYGRNEQD; encoded by the coding sequence ATGACGATAGAAGAGGCACAGGAGACTGTGGACAAATGGATTAAAACGTATGGCGTGAGGTATTTTGGCGAACTCACCAACATGACGGTGCTGACCGAAGAGGTGGGCGAACTGGCACGCATCATGAGTCGTCGCTATGGCGAACAGTCGTGGAAGGCGTCTGATCCGCGAGCTACCGACAATGGCCGAGAGGCACTGGGCGAAGAGATGGCCGACGTGCTGTGGGTACTGCTGTGCCTGGCCAACCAGACGGGCGTTGACCTGACTGAGGAACTACAGAAGTCTATCGATAAAAAGACAAAAAGAGACGCATCAAGACATATAAATAACCCTAAATTAAAGCATAACGACTATGGAAGAAATGAACAAGATTGA
- a CDS encoding adenine phosphoribosyltransferase translates to MNTKLLLDNLRCIPDFPKKGINFRDVTTLYKNGECMKEMVEDLYEIYKDKGITKIVGIESRGFILASALAYKLGAGVVLARKPGKLPSTTIKESFSKEYGVDTVEMHIDSIDENDVVLIHDDLLATGGTAKATYKLVKHFNPKKIFMNFIIEIKDEGLHGRDEFDGLCDVTTLLTI, encoded by the coding sequence ATGAACACCAAATTACTGTTGGACAATCTGCGTTGCATACCGGATTTTCCGAAGAAAGGAATTAATTTCCGCGATGTCACCACGCTCTACAAGAACGGCGAGTGCATGAAAGAGATGGTAGAGGACCTCTACGAAATCTACAAAGACAAAGGTATCACGAAGATAGTTGGTATCGAAAGCCGTGGATTCATTCTGGCATCTGCCCTGGCCTATAAGTTGGGGGCTGGCGTTGTACTGGCGAGAAAACCGGGCAAATTGCCCTCTACCACCATCAAGGAATCGTTCTCAAAAGAGTATGGCGTTGATACCGTCGAGATGCACATCGACTCTATCGATGAAAACGACGTTGTTTTAATCCACGACGACCTTTTGGCAACGGGTGGAACAGCGAAAGCAACCTACAAGCTGGTGAAACATTTCAATCCGAAAAAGATTTTCATGAACTTCATTATTGAAATCAAAGATGAAGGTCTTCACGGACGCGATGAATTCGACGGACTTTGTGATGTGACCACTTTGCTGACCATTTAA
- the mnmG gene encoding tRNA uridine-5-carboxymethylaminomethyl(34) synthesis enzyme MnmG, which translates to MILNYDVVVIGGGHAGCEAACASANMGAKTLLVTMDMNKIAQMSCNPAVGGIAKGQIVREIDALGGQMGIVTDRSTIQFRMLNIGKGPAVWSPRAQCDRGKFIWNWRTVIDHTPNLDVWQDQVCELMAEKGQVTGVRTIWGTEIHARAVVVTAGTFLNGLMHIGRKMVAGGRIAEPAVSDFTESITKHGIRSARMKTGTPVRIDKRSVHFDELEAQPGDTSYYQFSYMGEARTLQQLPCWTVNTNAKVHEILRSGLNDSPLYNGQIQSIGPRYCPSIETKLVTFPDREQHPLFLEPEGEDTNEMYLNGFSSSLPMDVQIEALRQIPAFRDVKVYRPGYAIEYDFFDPTQLKHTLESKKLDGLFFAGQVNGTTGYEEAAGQGLVAGVNAAMKCDGHNEFVMHRDESYIGVLVDDLVTKGVDEPYRMFTSRAEYRILLRQDDADARLTERSYAMGLAKKDRLDRWVEKKLFIERIEAFCKSFPIKAKEINPALEKLGTTPLQFGVKLEDLVARPQLNFHNLAEIIPELHELIESAPNRKEEIAEAAEIRIKYKGYIEREKLVADKMHRLENIKIKGHFDYNSIQSLSTECRQKLTAIDPDTLAQASRIPGVSPSDINVLLVLMGR; encoded by the coding sequence ATGATATTAAATTACGACGTAGTGGTTATCGGCGGCGGACATGCTGGCTGTGAAGCTGCCTGTGCCTCGGCCAATATGGGCGCCAAGACGCTGCTGGTAACGATGGACATGAACAAGATTGCACAGATGTCGTGCAATCCCGCGGTTGGTGGCATCGCTAAGGGACAGATAGTACGAGAGATTGACGCCCTTGGCGGACAGATGGGAATAGTGACCGACCGCTCTACCATTCAATTTCGCATGCTAAACATAGGCAAAGGCCCCGCCGTATGGAGCCCTCGCGCACAATGTGACCGTGGCAAGTTTATCTGGAACTGGCGCACGGTCATCGACCATACGCCCAATCTGGACGTATGGCAGGACCAGGTCTGCGAGCTGATGGCAGAAAAGGGACAGGTCACAGGTGTGAGAACCATCTGGGGAACGGAGATACATGCACGCGCCGTCGTGGTGACTGCAGGCACGTTTCTCAACGGTCTGATGCACATAGGACGTAAGATGGTGGCTGGCGGACGCATCGCCGAACCTGCTGTCAGCGATTTCACCGAGAGCATCACCAAGCACGGCATCCGCTCTGCACGCATGAAAACAGGAACACCTGTCAGGATTGACAAGCGCAGCGTGCATTTCGACGAGCTGGAAGCACAGCCTGGCGACACCAGCTACTACCAGTTCTCGTATATGGGCGAGGCACGCACACTGCAACAGCTGCCTTGCTGGACGGTGAACACGAATGCCAAGGTGCACGAGATTCTGCGCTCTGGACTGAACGACTCCCCTCTCTACAACGGACAAATACAGTCTATCGGACCTCGCTACTGTCCTTCGATAGAAACAAAACTGGTCACCTTCCCTGACCGCGAACAGCACCCGCTGTTTCTGGAACCAGAAGGCGAAGACACCAACGAGATGTATTTGAATGGCTTTTCGTCATCGCTCCCAATGGACGTTCAAATCGAGGCTTTAAGACAGATTCCTGCCTTCCGCGATGTGAAAGTGTATCGCCCAGGCTATGCCATAGAATACGATTTCTTCGACCCTACACAACTAAAACACACGTTGGAATCGAAAAAACTGGATGGACTGTTCTTTGCCGGACAGGTGAACGGAACCACAGGCTATGAGGAAGCTGCCGGACAGGGACTCGTGGCTGGTGTCAATGCAGCGATGAAATGCGATGGACACAACGAATTTGTGATGCACCGCGACGAATCATACATCGGCGTGCTCGTCGATGACCTCGTGACAAAGGGTGTCGATGAACCCTATCGCATGTTTACTTCGCGTGCCGAATATCGCATCTTGCTGCGCCAAGACGATGCCGACGCCCGACTCACCGAACGCTCGTATGCCATGGGACTGGCCAAAAAAGACCGCCTCGACCGATGGGTGGAAAAGAAACTGTTCATCGAAAGAATCGAAGCTTTCTGCAAATCATTCCCCATAAAGGCAAAAGAAATCAACCCCGCATTGGAGAAACTGGGAACCACCCCACTGCAGTTTGGCGTCAAGCTGGAAGATTTGGTGGCTCGCCCACAACTGAACTTCCACAATCTGGCAGAAATCATCCCAGAACTTCACGAATTGATCGAAAGCGCACCCAACCGAAAAGAAGAGATTGCCGAGGCTGCCGAAATACGTATCAAATACAAAGGGTACATCGAACGCGAGAAACTCGTGGCCGACAAAATGCACCGCTTGGAAAATATAAAAATCAAGGGGCACTTCGACTACAACTCCATCCAATCGCTCTCCACCGAATGCCGACAGAAGTTGACCGCCATAGACCCCGACACACTGGCTCAGGCGAGCCGCATTCCAGGCGTCTCACCGAGCGACATCAACGTACTGTTGGTGTTGATGGGACGATAA